One Kitasatospora sp. MAP12-44 DNA segment encodes these proteins:
- a CDS encoding TetR/AcrR family transcriptional regulator has protein sequence MARDDPDARSRLLATAGVLFKRQGYASTGVKQLLDTSGTVAGSLYHHFPGGKEEVALAVIMQAGQDITRALSTALTALGTAGGLDRFISHLASTMDATGGLEGCPIAPVAVESPTAGEAVRRAAAGQFAAWTDAIAAQLRSEGHPPESARTLAQVLLAALEGALLLDRTAGDTIALTALRSTLPALLRAAVVS, from the coding sequence ATGGCCAGGGACGATCCGGACGCGCGGAGCCGACTGCTCGCCACAGCCGGCGTGCTGTTCAAGCGGCAGGGCTACGCCTCCACCGGCGTGAAGCAACTCCTCGACACCAGCGGAACCGTGGCGGGCTCCCTCTATCACCACTTTCCAGGCGGAAAGGAGGAGGTGGCGCTGGCGGTGATCATGCAGGCCGGGCAGGACATCACCAGGGCGCTCTCCACGGCCCTGACCGCCCTGGGCACCGCTGGCGGTCTCGACCGGTTCATCTCCCACCTGGCATCGACGATGGACGCCACCGGCGGCCTCGAGGGCTGCCCCATCGCCCCGGTCGCCGTCGAATCGCCCACCGCCGGTGAGGCGGTCCGCCGTGCGGCGGCCGGCCAGTTCGCGGCCTGGACCGACGCGATCGCCGCACAGCTGCGCTCCGAGGGACACCCGCCCGAATCAGCACGGACCCTGGCCCAGGTCCTGCTGGCCGCCCTCGAAGGCGCCCTGCTTCTGGACCGCACCGCAGGCGACACCATCGCCCTGACCGCCCTGCGCTCGACTCTGCCCGCGCTCCTCCGGGCCGCCGTGGTCTCCTGA
- a CDS encoding DUF5819 family protein, whose translation MSETNTPARGEAMVTAVAPVPARVRALVLAALVPVVVFTAACVVYNAPASPARNRVAAAASRILEPYFSQDWQLFGPTPGDSTSLVYLEARVKTPAGSVVETSPVEIEDAIDRAPQNFRINPTKLPGVLLAFDENAQKYTQQASDIKKLPTDQQAAAQTDLDKSFATNFLEMQRFFSSRAATLYPNDEIIAVKATFKNRPIVPFSARYASPQPDEPIDAELETSWLDYVPGVAQ comes from the coding sequence ATGAGCGAAACCAACACCCCAGCCCGTGGAGAGGCCATGGTAACGGCCGTGGCACCGGTGCCGGCGCGGGTCCGCGCGCTGGTCCTCGCCGCGCTGGTCCCCGTCGTCGTGTTCACCGCCGCGTGCGTCGTCTACAACGCCCCCGCCTCCCCTGCGCGCAACCGGGTAGCCGCAGCGGCGTCCCGGATCCTGGAGCCGTATTTCTCCCAGGACTGGCAGTTGTTCGGCCCGACCCCCGGGGACAGCACCTCCCTGGTATATCTGGAGGCCCGGGTGAAGACGCCGGCCGGCTCCGTGGTCGAAACCTCTCCGGTGGAGATCGAGGACGCCATCGACCGGGCTCCGCAGAACTTCCGGATCAATCCGACGAAACTGCCCGGCGTGCTCCTCGCATTCGACGAGAACGCGCAGAAGTACACGCAGCAGGCGAGCGATATCAAGAAGCTCCCCACGGATCAGCAGGCCGCTGCCCAGACCGATCTGGACAAATCCTTTGCGACCAATTTCCTGGAAATGCAGCGCTTTTTCTCCTCCCGCGCCGCGACGCTCTATCCGAACGACGAGATCATCGCGGTGAAGGCGACTTTCAAGAACAGGCCGATCGTGCCCTTCTCCGCCCGGTACGCGAGTCCGCAACCCGACGAGCCGATCGACGCGGAGCTGGAGACGTCCTGGCTCGACTACGTTCCGGGGGTGGCGCAGTGA
- a CDS encoding M23 family metallopeptidase produces the protein MPAPDRQAQAAALKTFLIADPAQWPELAPQVLAAVGADRLRSIAEATRARVGGVREVVDTRAGLAVTGPAGRVLAWVQLDADGRLTALRIAPATAGRRELPIGLLRWCGRAFWLLLFGWSVFSSWTASDLTGWIDAALTTAFGLLLLEGWSMAAAETWWFRRPLELSALVTLASAYRLPGLPTGHDLTGPTFTAVLLVANAVSLVRARRHRWRETTAVPLRFPLRGSWYVAQGGGRGLNHHFGIAEQRGAVDLVRVGPGGTRGRSQHLESYHCYGEKLYAPCAGRVVAAVDGFEDQQPGVIRYGPLYGNHVFIDTGDAIVKLAHLRPGTVAVTEGQQIEAGCLLGEVGNSGNTSEPHLHLHAERDGQGLDLRFTGVTGGLYRGRTVRG, from the coding sequence ATGCCAGCGCCTGACCGGCAGGCCCAGGCCGCCGCACTGAAGACCTTCCTGATCGCAGACCCGGCGCAGTGGCCGGAGCTGGCCCCCCAGGTGCTGGCCGCGGTCGGCGCGGACCGCCTGCGGTCGATCGCGGAGGCCACCCGGGCCAGGGTCGGCGGCGTCCGGGAGGTGGTCGACACCCGCGCGGGTCTCGCCGTCACCGGACCGGCCGGGCGGGTCCTGGCCTGGGTGCAACTGGACGCCGACGGGCGGCTGACCGCCCTGCGAATAGCCCCGGCCACGGCCGGGCGCCGGGAGCTGCCGATCGGCCTGCTGCGCTGGTGCGGCAGGGCCTTCTGGCTGCTGCTCTTCGGCTGGTCGGTCTTCTCCAGCTGGACCGCGTCCGACCTCACCGGTTGGATCGACGCGGCCCTCACCACCGCCTTCGGCCTGCTGCTCCTGGAGGGTTGGAGCATGGCGGCGGCCGAAACCTGGTGGTTCCGGCGCCCGTTGGAGCTCTCCGCACTGGTGACGCTGGCCTCGGCCTACCGGCTGCCGGGGCTGCCGACCGGCCACGACCTCACTGGGCCCACCTTCACAGCCGTCCTGTTGGTCGCGAATGCGGTGTCCCTGGTCAGAGCCCGTCGGCACCGCTGGCGGGAGACCACCGCAGTCCCCCTGCGGTTCCCGTTGCGCGGCAGCTGGTACGTCGCCCAGGGCGGCGGCCGCGGCCTGAACCACCACTTCGGCATCGCGGAACAGCGCGGCGCCGTCGACCTGGTACGCGTCGGGCCGGGCGGCACCCGGGGGCGTTCGCAGCACCTGGAGTCGTACCACTGCTACGGGGAGAAGCTCTACGCCCCCTGCGCGGGCCGGGTCGTGGCCGCCGTCGACGGGTTCGAGGACCAGCAGCCCGGGGTCATCCGGTACGGGCCGCTGTACGGCAACCATGTCTTCATCGACACCGGCGACGCCATCGTCAAACTCGCTCATCTGCGCCCCGGCACGGTCGCTGTGACGGAGGGTCAGCAGATCGAGGCCGGCTGTCTGCTCGGCGAGGTCGGCAACTCCGGCAACACCAGCGAACCCCATCTGCACCTGCACGCCGAGCGCGACGGCCAAGGCCTGGACCTGCGCTTCACCGGCGTCACCGGGGGGCTGTACCGAGGCCGCACCGTCCGCGGCTGA